From a region of the Flavobacterium branchiarum genome:
- a CDS encoding helix-turn-helix domain-containing protein, whose protein sequence is MSTETKPRHIGRNISRIRELKGMKQEALAQAIGISQQSISNIEGSESVDDEKLKAIAEALGIPAEVIKNFSEEAVFNIIGNTIDIDNNSSAINSNCTFNPLDKLLESFEENKKLYERLVEAEKEKVALLEKLLSEK, encoded by the coding sequence ATGAGCACAGAAACAAAACCTAGACATATCGGAAGAAACATTAGCCGAATCAGAGAGCTTAAAGGAATGAAACAAGAAGCACTTGCACAAGCAATTGGCATAAGCCAACAATCTATTTCTAATATTGAAGGAAGCGAAAGTGTTGATGACGAAAAGCTAAAAGCAATTGCCGAAGCGTTGGGCATTCCCGCTGAAGTTATAAAAAACTTTTCGGAAGAGGCTGTTTTTAATATTATTGGAAACACTATTGATATCGATAATAATTCTTCGGCAATCAATTCCAACTGTACTTTTAATCCATTAGATAAACTTCTTGAATCTTTTGAGGAGAATAAAAAACTTTACGAACGATTGGTCGAAGCCGAAAAAGAGAAAGTTGCTCTTTTAGAGAAATTATTGAGCGAGAAATAA
- a CDS encoding helix-turn-helix domain-containing protein, translated as MSTETKPRHIGRNISRIRELKGIKQEALAQAIGISQQSISNIEGSESVDDEKLKAIAEALGIPAEVIKNFSEEAVFNIIENTFDIENNNGSAISYGCTFNPLDKLLEAFDKNEKLYERLVEAEKEKVALLEKLLSEK; from the coding sequence ATGAGCACAGAAACAAAACCTAGACATATCGGAAGAAACATTAGCCGAATCAGAGAGCTTAAAGGAATAAAACAAGAAGCACTTGCACAAGCAATTGGCATAAGCCAACAATCTATTTCTAATATTGAAGGAAGCGAAAGTGTTGATGACGAAAAGCTAAAAGCAATTGCCGAAGCGTTAGGCATTCCCGCTGAAGTTATAAAAAACTTTTCGGAAGAAGCTGTTTTTAATATTATTGAAAATACTTTTGATATAGAAAACAACAATGGCTCTGCAATTAGTTATGGATGTACTTTTAATCCGTTAGATAAACTTCTTGAAGCTTTTGATAAGAATGAAAAACTTTACGAACGATTGGTCGAAGCCGAAAAAGAGAAAGTTGCTCTTTTGGAGAAGTTATTGAGTGAGAAATAA
- a CDS encoding aminopeptidase P family protein, whose translation MKYHQINSSLFIKNREKFMAQMKPKSVAVFNSNDIYPVSADSTLPFAQHRDIFYLSGVDQEESILLLFPDAPYENQREILFLKETNDHIAVWEGEKLTKERAFEVSGIRTVYWLQDFEKVLNEMMTYSETMYINTNEHYRATVETETREARFVKWWKERYPAHQVAKSNPILQRIRSVKESEEIDLIQQACNITEKGFRRLLSFVKPNVTEYEIEAELIHEFIRNRSKGFAYTPIIASGNNANVLHYIENNQQCKAGDLILLDVAAEYANYSSDMSRTIPVSGTFTARQKAVYNAVLRVKDEATKMLTPGTLWKQYHLEVGKIMTSELLDLKLIDKADVQNENPDWPAYKKYFMHGTSHHMGLDTHDYGLLHEPMKANMVFTVEPGIYIPAEGFGIRLEDNVVVQETGEPFNLMRNIPIEADEIESLMNV comes from the coding sequence ATGAAATATCATCAAATAAACAGTTCTCTTTTTATAAAAAATCGCGAAAAATTCATGGCTCAAATGAAGCCGAAAAGTGTAGCGGTATTTAATTCTAATGATATTTACCCAGTTAGTGCCGATAGCACATTACCATTTGCTCAACATAGAGATATTTTTTACTTAAGCGGTGTTGATCAGGAAGAAAGTATCTTGTTGCTTTTTCCGGATGCGCCTTACGAAAACCAACGTGAGATTTTATTTTTAAAAGAAACTAACGACCATATTGCTGTTTGGGAAGGTGAAAAACTTACTAAAGAACGTGCTTTTGAAGTTTCTGGAATAAGAACAGTTTACTGGTTGCAAGATTTTGAAAAAGTCCTTAACGAAATGATGACTTATTCGGAAACGATGTACATTAATACTAACGAACATTACCGCGCAACTGTTGAAACTGAAACTCGCGAAGCTCGTTTTGTAAAATGGTGGAAGGAAAGATATCCAGCGCACCAAGTTGCTAAAAGTAATCCTATTTTACAACGCATTCGTTCGGTTAAAGAAAGCGAAGAAATTGATTTGATTCAACAAGCTTGTAACATTACTGAAAAAGGTTTCCGTAGATTGTTGTCTTTTGTAAAACCTAATGTTACGGAATACGAAATTGAAGCTGAACTTATTCACGAATTTATCCGTAATCGTTCTAAAGGTTTTGCTTATACTCCGATTATTGCTTCTGGAAATAATGCTAACGTATTACACTATATCGAAAACAACCAACAATGTAAGGCTGGAGATTTAATCTTGCTGGATGTTGCGGCCGAATATGCTAATTATTCTAGCGATATGTCTCGTACAATTCCTGTTTCGGGTACATTTACTGCTCGTCAGAAAGCGGTTTACAATGCTGTTTTACGTGTAAAGGACGAAGCTACAAAAATGCTTACTCCTGGAACTCTTTGGAAACAATACCATCTTGAGGTTGGAAAAATTATGACTTCGGAATTATTAGATTTAAAACTAATTGATAAAGCCGATGTTCAAAACGAAAATCCTGATTGGCCAGCGTATAAAAAATATTTCATGCACGGAACGTCTCACCATATGGGATTAGACACGCACGATTATGGATTGTTGCATGAACCAATGAAAGCCAATATGGTTTTTACGGTTGAACCTGGTATTTATATTCCTGCTGAAGGTTTTGGTATTAGACTTGAGGATAATGTTGTGGTTCAGGAAACTGGAGAACCATTTAACTTAATGCGTAATATTCCTATCGAAGCTGATGAAATAGAAAGCTTAATGAATGTTTAA
- a CDS encoding alpha/beta fold hydrolase has translation MKNISFKNINISYSDAGKGTAIVLLHGFLENKTMWNHYVDAFSKNYRVVTIDLLGHGKTEPLGYVHTMEDNADVVKEVLSHLEIKKAVFIGHSMGGYVALAFAELYSENMQGLVLLNSTSKPDSAERKLNRTRAIKAVKQNYTGFIGLAIGNLFSENNRERLATNIELVKEEALKTPLQGIIASLKGMKIRKDKEQILHTTLFPKLLILGKKDPVLNYEESISQIENTEVKLVSFDDGHMSSIENETELTTVLLDFFAKI, from the coding sequence TTGAAAAATATTTCCTTTAAAAATATCAACATCTCTTATTCAGACGCAGGAAAAGGTACTGCAATTGTTCTGCTTCATGGTTTCTTAGAAAATAAAACCATGTGGAATCATTATGTTGATGCATTTTCTAAAAATTACCGTGTTGTTACCATTGATTTATTGGGGCACGGAAAAACGGAACCCCTTGGCTATGTTCATACAATGGAAGATAATGCCGATGTGGTTAAGGAGGTTTTGTCTCATCTTGAAATAAAAAAAGCTGTTTTTATAGGACATTCTATGGGAGGTTATGTCGCTTTGGCTTTCGCCGAATTGTATTCTGAAAACATGCAAGGTTTGGTTTTATTAAATTCTACTTCTAAACCCGATAGCGCCGAACGAAAACTAAACCGAACTAGAGCTATCAAAGCTGTCAAACAAAACTACACTGGTTTTATAGGTTTAGCGATTGGAAATTTATTTAGCGAAAACAACCGCGAAAGGCTTGCTACAAATATAGAGTTAGTAAAAGAAGAAGCTTTAAAAACGCCGCTTCAGGGAATAATAGCGTCTCTTAAAGGAATGAAAATAAGAAAAGACAAAGAACAGATTTTACACACTACTCTTTTTCCGAAGCTATTAATTTTAGGAAAAAAAGATCCTGTTTTAAACTACGAAGAAAGTATTTCGCAAATTGAAAATACAGAAGTAAAACTTGTTTCTTTTGATGATGGACACATGAGCTCTATCGAGAACGAAACAGAATTGACTACTGTTTTATTAGATTTTTTTGCTAAAATTTAA
- a CDS encoding roadblock/LC7 domain-containing protein — protein MQGDIDLNDLVIETGVDSGLIFSIDGILIESVNLDYDGNVAAMIGMILKMCLELSEDIDVGGLKQVMIKNEEGIVVAIKNQDDNCVALLSKDTSKMGLLLRRMETIYNN, from the coding sequence ATGCAAGGAGATATTGATTTAAACGATTTGGTAATAGAGACGGGAGTCGATTCTGGATTGATTTTTAGTATTGACGGTATTTTAATCGAATCGGTTAATTTGGATTACGATGGCAATGTAGCTGCAATGATCGGTATGATTTTAAAAATGTGCTTGGAGTTATCAGAGGATATTGATGTAGGAGGACTTAAACAAGTCATGATTAAAAATGAGGAAGGGATTGTAGTTGCAATTAAAAACCAAGATGATAACTGTGTTGCTTTGCTTTCTAAAGACACAAGTAAAATGGGACTTTTACTTCGTAGAATGGAAACGATTTATAATAATTAA
- a CDS encoding PD-(D/E)XK nuclease family protein, which translates to MTEIYFLDKIAKVIIEDYLGKLAETTIVLPNKRAKIFLVEALKKQIQNTVISPKIISIEEFIQDIASVRSIDSIELLFEFYEVYLSITEKKNQQSFELFANWAKTLLQDFNEIDRYLLDPSHVLSYLKDIEDIKKWGIEVENKTQLLENYIDFWKLLPNYYESLYAHLLNKQIGYQGLIYREAVNNINHFTNSVSKEHFVFAGFNALNAAEEKIIQHLIASEQAKIYWDIDKTFLNDPYHDAGLFVRRFKQDWKHYKANPFEWILDDFSQSKNIQVIGTPKSIGQAKITGSIIEEIITNNPGSSLDKVAVVLGDENLLVPVLYALPSTVGALNITMGYSSKNNPTQILIAKLFKMHTNALSRNSTSYVFYYKDVLDILTHPLVEPYAKVKELVKKINQNNYTFITHSKIIELNENQTDLFQLLFQKWDSGSVAVLNNISALLLLIKGNLSNDNEEDKIAKTFVFAIFKVINKLINYYLQHQHIDKIDTLYAIYKQVIEVAEVSFEGEPLNGLQIMGVLESRVLDFDTVIVTSMNEGKFPAGKSMNSFIPYDVKRELGLPTFKEKDAIYTFHFYHLLQRAKNIYLLYNTESEGLDAGERSRFITQLEVEKQPKHNLTHEIYNAVLPETAYEPMVIPKSEAVMARLKEIATVGFSPSALTSYIRNPIQFYFQKILRIREVEEVEENIALNTLGTIIHETLKALYDPFIGKFISESDILNCFKLLDNEVLKQFKLVYKEGEIKKGRNLLAFEVAKRNVTNFLKVELDSIKEGDAIKILAIEETFGRTLTHPSLPFPVLIKGNVDRIEQRNGIIRIIDYKTGKVDKANVVLKNWDGLVTDIKNDKIIQVLAYAFMYENNAKGLPIEAGIISFKNLKSGFLPFGLKEEKDTNTIITSEIMKDYLEQIVLLLNEILDIEKPFEEKIL; encoded by the coding sequence ATGACAGAGATTTACTTTTTAGATAAGATTGCAAAGGTTATTATTGAAGACTATTTAGGTAAATTGGCCGAGACTACAATTGTCTTACCCAATAAAAGAGCCAAAATTTTTCTTGTTGAAGCTTTAAAAAAACAAATTCAAAATACAGTTATTAGTCCCAAGATAATTAGTATCGAAGAATTTATTCAGGACATTGCTTCTGTGCGTTCAATTGACTCAATAGAATTGTTGTTCGAGTTTTATGAAGTGTATTTGTCTATTACAGAGAAAAAAAATCAGCAGTCTTTTGAGTTGTTTGCCAATTGGGCCAAAACATTATTGCAGGATTTTAATGAGATTGATAGGTATTTATTAGATCCATCACATGTACTTTCTTATCTTAAGGATATTGAGGATATTAAAAAGTGGGGAATTGAGGTTGAAAATAAAACACAATTACTAGAGAATTATATTGATTTTTGGAAGTTGCTACCTAATTATTATGAATCTTTATATGCCCATTTATTAAATAAACAAATTGGTTATCAGGGGTTGATATATAGGGAAGCGGTAAATAATATAAATCATTTTACTAATTCTGTTTCAAAGGAGCATTTTGTTTTTGCTGGATTTAATGCATTAAATGCTGCCGAAGAAAAAATTATTCAACATTTAATTGCTTCTGAGCAGGCCAAAATATATTGGGATATTGATAAGACCTTCTTAAATGATCCTTACCACGATGCAGGATTATTTGTTAGACGTTTTAAACAAGATTGGAAACATTATAAAGCCAACCCTTTTGAATGGATATTGGATGATTTCTCTCAATCAAAAAACATTCAAGTTATTGGTACGCCAAAATCTATTGGTCAGGCAAAAATAACAGGGAGTATAATTGAAGAAATTATTACCAATAATCCGGGTTCATCTTTAGATAAAGTTGCAGTAGTATTAGGAGATGAAAATTTACTCGTACCAGTTTTGTATGCTTTACCATCTACCGTGGGAGCTTTAAATATTACAATGGGATATTCAAGCAAGAATAATCCAACTCAAATTTTAATTGCAAAACTTTTCAAAATGCATACTAATGCATTGTCTAGAAATAGTACCTCTTATGTTTTTTATTACAAGGATGTTCTGGATATCTTAACTCATCCTTTGGTCGAGCCTTATGCTAAAGTGAAGGAATTAGTGAAAAAGATAAATCAAAACAATTATACTTTTATAACCCACTCCAAAATTATTGAGCTTAATGAGAATCAAACAGATTTGTTTCAGTTACTTTTTCAAAAGTGGGATTCAGGTTCCGTTGCTGTTTTAAATAACATTTCGGCGCTTTTACTTTTGATAAAAGGTAATCTAAGTAATGATAACGAGGAAGATAAGATTGCAAAAACGTTTGTTTTTGCGATTTTTAAAGTAATTAATAAGTTGATTAATTATTATTTGCAACATCAACATATTGATAAAATAGATACACTTTATGCTATTTATAAGCAAGTTATTGAGGTAGCAGAAGTTTCGTTTGAAGGAGAGCCTTTAAATGGTTTGCAAATAATGGGAGTTTTGGAGAGTCGTGTTTTAGACTTTGATACCGTAATTGTGACTTCTATGAACGAAGGAAAATTTCCAGCGGGTAAATCTATGAATTCATTTATTCCTTACGATGTGAAACGGGAATTAGGTTTGCCAACTTTTAAGGAAAAAGATGCTATATATACTTTCCATTTTTATCATTTGTTACAGCGTGCTAAAAATATTTATTTGCTCTATAACACCGAAAGTGAAGGGTTAGATGCAGGGGAGCGCAGTCGTTTTATAACACAACTAGAAGTCGAAAAACAACCAAAGCATAATTTAACTCACGAAATCTATAATGCGGTTTTACCTGAAACTGCGTATGAGCCCATGGTTATTCCTAAATCTGAAGCTGTGATGGCACGTTTGAAAGAGATTGCCACAGTTGGCTTTTCTCCATCAGCATTAACGAGTTATATTCGGAATCCGATTCAGTTTTATTTTCAGAAAATATTACGAATACGTGAAGTAGAAGAAGTAGAAGAGAATATTGCTTTAAATACTTTAGGAACTATTATTCACGAGACGCTTAAAGCATTGTATGATCCTTTTATTGGAAAATTTATCTCAGAGAGTGATATTCTGAATTGTTTTAAATTGTTGGATAACGAAGTCTTAAAACAGTTTAAATTGGTTTATAAAGAGGGTGAGATCAAGAAGGGACGTAATCTTTTGGCTTTTGAAGTAGCCAAACGTAATGTTACCAATTTCTTGAAAGTAGAACTTGACAGTATCAAGGAAGGAGATGCAATTAAAATTTTGGCAATCGAAGAAACTTTTGGAAGAACATTGACGCATCCAAGTTTGCCTTTTCCTGTTTTGATAAAAGGTAATGTCGATAGAATTGAACAGCGTAATGGTATTATTAGAATTATAGATTATAAAACTGGTAAAGTAGATAAGGCAAATGTTGTTCTTAAGAACTGGGATGGACTTGTAACTGATATAAAAAACGATAAAATTATTCAAGTTCTAGCTTATGCTTTTATGTATGAGAATAATGCTAAAGGATTGCCTATAGAAGCAGGAATTATTTCTTTCAAGAATTTAAAATCTGGGTTTTTGCCTTTTGGATTGAAAGAAGAAAAAGATACTAATACGATTATTACTAGCGAAATAATGAAGGATTACTTAGAGCAGATAGTTTTGCTTTTAAATGAAATCTTAGATATTGAAAAACCTTTTGAAGAAAAGATACTGTAG